Proteins encoded in a region of the Loxodonta africana isolate mLoxAfr1 chromosome 22, mLoxAfr1.hap2, whole genome shotgun sequence genome:
- the LOC135228448 gene encoding schlafen-like protein 1, translating to MLGQVQLFQGAFLGSERHNVEFKHSSSQDLSLAPKHHMQCCACAPNSGDSNLFMGIEDSGLVQGIRCSPHDQDLLVDSILQGFKPQAFPDTYTLTFNPVISGPLKKWMAELGKVEEKVKVLTLESEQLQQELKQLASLLYLLCLVRHLKPGQEGPVHHTGEVQYFLPVPEFCQQTPSGLTREVVLCCLEMAGSALLPLLQQPCTWHFN from the exons ATGCTAGGCCAAGTGCAGCTTTTCCAGGGCGCCTTCCTGGGCAGCGAGAGACACAACGTGGAGTTCAAGCACAGCAGCAGCCAGGACCTGAGCCTAGCGCCCAAGCATCACATGCAGTGCTGTGCGTGTGCCCCCAACAGCGGGGACAGCAACCTTTTCATGGGCATCGAGGACAGCGGCTTGGTGCAGGGCATCCGCTGCAGCCCCCACGACCAGGACCTGCTGGTGGACTCCATCCTGCAGGGCTTCAAGCCCCAGGCCTTCCCCGACACCTACACCCTCACTTTCAACCCAGTGATCAGCGGACCCCTCAAG AAATGGATGGCAGAACTGGGCAAGGTGGAAGAGAAGGTAAAGGTGTTGACACTGGAGAGCGAGCAGCTCCAGCAGGAGCTGAAACAGCTGGCTAGCCTCCTGTACCTGCTATGTCTTGTGAGGCACCTGAAGCCAGGGCAGGAGGGGCCAGTGCACCACACAGGAGAGGTGCAGTACTTCCTACCTGTGCCCGAATTCTGCCAACAGACTCCATCTGGGCTGACCAGGGAGGTGGTGCTGTGCTGCTTAGAGATGGCCGGGAGTGCTCTGCTTCCTCTCCTCCAGCAGCCCTGCACGTGGCACTTCAACTAG